Proteins encoded by one window of Bactrocera oleae isolate idBacOlea1 chromosome 4, idBacOlea1, whole genome shotgun sequence:
- the Rme-8 gene encoding dnaJ homolog subfamily C member 13 isoform X1, producing MVPPKDNVDLECFLVTKHSWKGKYKRILAIGTAGISTYNPDKLDLTNRWTYSDIVSAAPSKATNIPNEFVLTIKKEKRVDSIKLSSEYRNDILCSILKYYKEFADKPKNSQRFPAYKYHWSGVSLPTMLEVTPCSLDQLDPTTNEVLTSYMYKDIEGIIVGISDYDGGIVMAHGGFSRLHLFRALNHHEIVQNIAQRSIQFLGIETKILKSQITLEQFERQRFGEYSGDQYQTSMTEFTVQKITPRHPDPVKRILCLTEATLLERDPQTYSVCTLRLLTDVFALVRDKDNLQRFCIEYKNGILRQYLTNDRDSLLATLLDAVRSSGNKDVHVRISNTPRGKRYVPFSCSVDEETEANLLRLIINNVQNPTKRFEVLERFNANIPHSGLNYSVTQDSLFAENKEKLILSALQALAQKELDNPTAQLNNLEIETIFHALTRLLASKVGYGAFTNLTGFREIIGTKIVAALRRKDLAVTYSAIDMINSLMHSVNADHDLKQEQLNKSSILSSKSFLETLLNMWTTHVSHGSGALVLSAMLDFLTFALCVPYSETTDGKQFDILLELVAERGRYLYKLFQHPSLAIVKGAGLVLRAIIEEGELHVAQQMQALALDEAALCRHLLVALYTPTNDPTLATHRQLSRHLIGLWITDNEEALELLRRIFPAGLLMFLESEESVPKTDVEDDKLNFRDNLKLAIQHSNRNRRNIIEKHLHDIKHWGMNLLEQQDPAAQAIKNRPVVLRNRRQRKKKEDDILNLPYFFYNFAKDHSLPNLIWNHKTREELRICLENELRQFMNDRDLAGTMIVAWNYQEFEVTYQCLADEIQIGDYYIRLILEKDDWPQNLVKDPIELFNALYRRVLCRQRVNDDQLTVVSLQALAKVYRRYHKEIGRFSDMSYILQLTDRCLSPSLRDALINLISCMVLEKSNCRPLVDHVQCLVDLITLAHLHKGRAQPNTKTNVIEAGPNMEAYEEKDWYYNIEKEGQKPERQGPITYSELKELWQKGVITPKTRCWAIGMDGWRSLQQIPQLKWCLIAKGTPIYNETELSSKLLDILIKCTSFFPSRTQNGTAVLIPGPKLSRKLSEFVCLPHIVQVCLTHDPGLLERVATLLCHIMEDNPEMPKVYLTGVFYFMLMYTGSNILPITKFLKMTHMKQGFRSDETSQSGIMHRSILGQLLPEAMVCFLENYSAEKFAEIFLGEFDTPEAIWSSEMRRLLIEKISAHIADFTPRLKGHTMARYPYLAIPAISYPQLENELFCHIYYLRHLCDTQKFPNWPIADPVQLLKHTLDAWRKEVEKKPPQMTVQQAYQDLGIDLTKTPKPDESMIRKSYYRLAQMYHPDKNPNGREVFEKVNQAYEFLCSRSVWSSGGPDPKNIVLVLRTQSILFERYPDVLRPYKYAGYPQLIKTIRLETRDDDLFSKEVQVLSAASELCYHTVHCSALNAEELRREEGIEALLEAYTRCVSILGVDSKPDALHYQVISNVTRCFEVACNFEKCKQKIITLPQLLSDVCRVVYFKHTLSVSLVTSMAANNYELQCNLVRNGVLWSLLLFWFDYDYTLDESGVQASDKTNQQQVANNLAKISVLACIALAGYGLDLHKAANGTDNGSGDASPTTAPKVIKANAAIASPSTSAYTKNAQNPLQNANKQLAITSGIAADTEIRNLVAKRDSNASTKSDVISNASSNEKEENGETNGNGNAKKPNDSQLPKYTVVSEAKNTIVKQVLDRLLTPYIANRLPRERSSDILKVLTSNTRNPYLIWDNGTRAQLVDFLETQRTTATKETFEDVAEVYNLVSEFQYDVSKNELQIGGVYIRIYNEMPTFPIAKPKQFIMDLLEYLKQAYHYLTTNNSSGVKFVTTPTSVASNNVSQDGILTPTLAPNHPQLQPAKTGKTFDEVLNAYNRSKIRNKIEASALLEQQQLQQQYRYDFANDGALQDHVIMVLQALMAVIKCNAEVEIQCIGSFNMIFGFLAHNLFNENTAVKTVALEVVALVSRNKECVSEIAACELLGQFLVALKDPDLRSSQVKVLETMSGLMNVQEMIKEAQNKGAAIYLLDMFCNSRNPLIREMCAEILAKMTADRLSGPKVRITVSKFLPPLFVDAMVESPQTSVQLFESIHEHPELIWNDKTRAIVCDAVSDTCESFYRAQKITDKHVWKDPEVLKDIVSNEIVVAGVYLRLFVSNPAWTLRKPKQFLADLLDFVVEQISKSSTEKDVLELSTTALVELLRSQPNLADDIPVLGHIPKLFNLLSLQPKSTLSVLHQLSLSEFCVSAVSQTECIHPLKKCMEQHRDCIEKACETLSRLFKYQHDSLISQSLEVNLVPYLLGLLDSRLEYVDNASAVKAQIVAALKGMTHNLNYGERVTQILLKHPIWAEYKDQRHDLFITDTNIRGYLTGINPTAGYLTQGPAQSVDVLTSPPPMDRDDPSARPAID from the exons ATGGTGCCGCCAAAGGATAATGTGGACCTTGAATGTTTTTTGGTGACAAAACATTCGTGGAAGGGTAAATATAAACGTATATTAGCTATTGGTACTGCTGGAATTTCAACATACAATCCAGATAAGTTAGATTTAACAAATCGTTGGACATATTCAGACATCGTTTCGGCGGCACCGAGTAAAGCAACAAAT ATACCAAATGAATTTGTGCTTACTATTAAAAAAGAGAAACGTGTCGATTCTATAAAACTTTCATCTGAATATCGAAATGACATACTCTGCTCGATATTAAAGTATTACAAAGAGTTTGCTGATAAGCCTAAAAATTCACAA CGTTTCCCTGCTTATAAATATCATTGGTCTGGTGTCAGTTTACCCACAATGCTTGAAGTCACACCGTGCTCATTAGATCAATTGGATCCAACAACAAATGAAGTGCTCACaagttatatgtataaagaCATAGAGGGCATAATAG TAGGCATTTCCGACTACGATGGGGGCATTGTTATGGCCCATGGTGGCTTCAGTCGTTTACATCTTTTTCGTGCATTGAATCATCATGAAATTGTGCAGAATATAGCTCAGCGTTCGATCCAGTTTCTCGGTATAGAAACGAAAATACTCAAAAGCCAAATAACACTTGAACAATTCGAACGTCAGCGTTTCGGTGAATATAG CGGTGATCAGTATCAAACATCTATGACCGAATTCACGGTGCAAAAGATTACACCACGTCATCCGGATCCAGTGAAGCGCATACTTTGCCTCACGGAAGCCACGCTGTTGGAACGCGATCCACAGACATATAGCGTTTGCACGCTACGTTTGCTAACCGATGTGTTTGCTTTAGTACGAGATAAAGACAATTTGCAACGCTTTtgtattgaatataaaaatggcATATTGCGTCAGTATTTGACCAATGACCGCGATTCGCTACTGGCCACACTTTTGGATGCAGTGCGTTCGAGTGGCAATAAGGATGTTCACGTACGCATAAGCAATACACCGCGTGGTAAACGTTATGTACCATTTAGTTGCTCCGTCGATGAGGAAACTGAGGCGAATTTACTGCGCTTAATCATCAACAATGTACAAAATCCAACGAAACGCTTTGAAGTACTTGAACGCTTTAACGCCAACATACCACACAGTGGTCTTAACTACAGTGTTACACAAGAT AGCCTCTTTGCGGAGAACAAAGAGAAACTCATCTTGAGTGCGCTGCAAGCTTTGGCACAAAAGGAGCTCGACAATCCAACTGCACAATTGAACAATCTCGAAATCGAAACAATCTTTCACGCACTCACACGATTGCTAGCTAGCAAAGTCGGCTATGGCGCATTTACAAACTTAACCGG TTTTCGCGAAATTATCGGAACGAAAATTGTTGCTGCTTTGCGTCGTAAAGACTTGGCTGTTACATACTCAGCCATCGATATGATAAATTCACTCATGCATTCAGTGAATGCCGATCATGACCTGAAGCAAGAGCAATTAAATAAATCATCCATATTATCGTCAAAGTCATTTCTGGAAACATTGCTAAACATGTGGACAACACATGTG AGTCACGGCAGTGGCGCGCTAGTGCTATCCGCTATGTTGGATTTCCTCACATTCGCCCTCTGTGTGCCTTACAGCGAAACGACAGATGGCAAACAATTCGATATATTGCTGGAATTAGTTGCCGAACGTGGTCGTTATTTGTATAAACTCTTTCAGCATCCCTCGTTGGCCATTGTGAAGGGTGCTGGTCTAGTTTTACGCGCCATTATCGAAGAGGGTGAACTGCATGTGGCCCAACAGATGCAGGCGTTGGCTTTGGATGAAGCGGCATTGTGCCGGCATCTACTTGTTGCACTATATACACCAACCAATGATCCAACTTTGGCGACTCATCGTCAGTTATCACGCCATTTAATTGGTTTGTGGATTACAGATAACGAGGAAGCCTTGGAATTGTTGAGAcgcatattt CCTGCTGGTTTGCTAATGTTCCTGGAGAGCGAGGAGAGCGTACCAAAGACTGATGTGGAGGATGATAAATTGAATTTTCGCGATAATCTGAAACTCGCAATACAACATTCCAATAGAAATAGGAGGAATATTATTGAGAAAcatttacat GATATCAAGCATTGGGGTATGAACCTCTTAGAGCAACAGGATCCTGCTGCTCAAGCTATAAAAAATCGCCCAGTGGTGCTTCGAAATCGACGTCAGCGCAAGAAAAAAGAGGacgatatattaaatttacccTATTTCTTTTACAACTTCGCGAAAGATCACAGTTTGCCGAATTTAATATGGAACCATAAG ACACGTGAGGAGTTGCGTATTTGCCTGGAAAACGAGTTGCGGCAATTTATGAACGATCGCGACTTGGCTGGCACTATGATTGTGGCGTGGAATTATCAAGAGTTCGAGGTTACTTAccag tGTTTGGCAGATGAAATCCAAATTGGTGACTATTATATACGGCTAATTTTGGAGAAAGACGATTGGCCGCAAAATCTTGTGAAAGATCC aATCGAGTTGTTTAATGCGCTCTACCGTCGTGTACTCTGTCGCCAACGTGTCAACGATGATCAACTAACGGTAGTGTCACTACAAGCGCTAGCGAAGGTTTATCGTCGTTACCACAAGGAAATCGGTCGTTTTAGCGATATGTCCTATATCTTGCAGTTAACCGATcgt tgccTCTCACCATCGCTGCGTGATGCGCTCATCAATCTGATATCCTGCATGGTGCTGGAGAAATCCAATTGCCGTCCACTTGTCGATCACGTGCAGTGCCTTGTTGACCTCATAACGCTGGCACATCTACATAAGGGGCGTGCACAGCCGAATACGAAAACCAATGTCATAGAGGCTGGTCCTAATATGGAGGCATATGAGGAGAAAGATTGGTATTATAATATTGAAAAGGAGGGACAAAAACCGGAACGTCAAGGTCCCATAACATATTCCGAATTGAAGGAGCTCTGGCAAAAGGGTGTGATAACACCGAAAACACGTTGCTGGGCCATCGGTATGGATGGTTGGCGTTCGCTACAACAAATACCGCAATTAAAATGGTGCCTTATCGCCAAGGGTACGCCGATCTACAATGAGACCGAATTGTCCTCCAAACTGCTCGATATACTCATTAAATGTACGAGCTTCTTTCCAAGTCGCACACAAAACGGCACTGCCGTACTTATACCGGGACCCAAATTGTCACGCAAACTATCCGAATTCGTTTGTCTACCGCACATCGTGCAGGTGTGTCTCACACACGATCCCGGCTTGCTGGAACGCGTTGCCACACTGTTGTGTCACATTATGGAAGACAATCCCGAAATGCCGAAGGTCTATTTGACCGGTGTATTTTACTTTATGCTCATGTATACGGGTAGCAATATACTGCCGATCACAAAGTTCCTAAAGATGACACACATGAAGCAGGGTTTCCGCAGTGATGAG ACATCACAATCCGGCATAATGCATCGCAGCATTTTGGGTCAACTGTTGCCAGAGGCCATGGTGTGCTTTTTGGAAAACTACAGTGCTGAGAAGTTTGCGGAAATATTTTTAGGTGAATTCGATACACCGGAGGCGATTTGGAGTTCAGAAATGCGTCGTTTGTTGATTGAAAAGATATCGGCACACATTGCTGATTTTACGCCACGCTTGAAGGGGCACACAATGGCGCG CTATCCCTACCTTGCCATACCGGCTATCAGTTATCCACAGCTCGAAAATGAACTCTTCTGTCACATCTATTATTTACGCCATTTATGCGACACACAAAAATTCCCCAACTGGCCCATCGCCGATCCAGTCCAGCTGCTGAAACACACCTTGGATGCTTGGCGCAAAGAAGTCGAAAAGAAACCACCACAAATGACTGTACAGCAGGCGTACCAAGATCTCGGCATCGACTTGACCAAGACACCCAAACCCGATGAATCGATGATACGCAAGAGTTACTACCGTTTAGCGCAAATGTATCATCCGGACAAGAATCCAAATGGACGTGAAGTTTTCGAAAAAGTCAATCAGGCGTATGAGTTCTTGTGCTCGCGTTCGGTGTGGTCCTCAGGTGGACCAGATCCCAAAAACATAGTACTCGTGCTGCGCACACAAAGCATACTCTTCGAACGTTATCCAGATG TGTTGCGTCCTTACAAATACGCCGGTTATCCGCAGTTAATCAAGACTATACGCCTGGAGACACGCGATGATGACTTATTCTCGAAGGAAGTACAGGTATTATCGGCCGCCTCGGAGCTTTGTTATCACACGGTGCATTGCTCGGCCTTGAATGCGGAAGAGCTGCGTCGCGAAGAGGGCATCGAAGCGCTTTTAGAGGCCTACACACGTTGCGTGTCGATTTTGGGTGTTGATTCTAAACCCGATGCGCTGCACTATCAAGTCATTTCGAATGTGACACGTTGTTTCGAGGTTGCCTGCAACTTTGagaaatgcaaacaaaagaTTATCACATTGCCGCAATTGCTTTCCGACGTCTGTCGCGTCGTGTACTTTAAG CACACGCTATCGGTTAGTTTGGTGACCAGTATGGCGGCCAACAACTACGAATTGCAATGCAATTTGGTTCGCAATGGCGTGCTGTGGTCACTGCTGCTCTTCTGGTTCGATTACGATTACACGCTGGACGAGAGTGGCGTGCAGGCCAGCGACAAAACTAATCAGCAACAGGTGGCCAACAATTTAGCGAAAATTTCTGTACTCGCCTGTATTGCGCTTGCCGGCTACGGTTTGGACTTGCATAAGGCGGCGAATGGCACCGACAATGGCAGCGGCGATGCCTCGCCAACCACCGCTCCTAAAGTGATTAAAGCGAATGCGGCAATTGCATCGCCCTCAACGTCGGCGTACACGAAAAACGCACAGAATCCATTGCAGAACGCCAACAAACAGTTGGCCATAACTTCTGGTATTGCTGCCGATACAGAAATAAGGAATCTGGTTGCCAAGCGCGATTCCAATGCTAGTACCAAATCGGATGTCATTTCGAATGCATCGTCCAACGAGAAGGAGGAAAATGGCGAGACGAATGGCAATGGAAACGCGAAAAAGCCGAACGACTCGCAGCTGCCGAAATATACAGTTGTGTCCGAAGCGAAGAATACAATCGTAAAGCAGGTGCTGGATCGCCTGCTTACGCCGTACATAGCGAATAGGTTGCCCAGAGAACGCAGCAGCGAT ATTCTAAAAGTACTTACATCAAATACGCGTAATCCCTACTTGATATGGGATAATGGCACGCGTGCGCAATTGGTTGACTTCTTGGAGACACAACGCACGACTGCTACGAAGGAGACATTCGAGGACGTCGCTGAGGTGTATAATTTAGTGTCCGAATTCCAATATGACGTTAGCAA AAATGAACTGCAAATTGGTGGCGTCTACATACGCATCTACAATGAGATGCCAACATTCCCCATAGCTAAACCGAAACAGTTTATTATGGATCTGCTGGAGTATCTCAAGCAAGCATATCACTACTTGAccaccaacaacagcagcggTGTAAAGTTCGTTACAACTCCCACCTCTGTGGCGTCAAATAACGTCAGTCAAGATGGCATACTCACACCGACACTGGCACCGAATCACCCACAGTTGCAACCGGCCAAAACTGGCAAAACCTTCGATGAAGTTCTGAACGCCTACAATCGCTCAAAGATACGCAATAAAATCGAAGCGAGCGCTTTGCtcgagcaacaacaactgcaacagcaATACAGATATGATTTTGCGAATGATGGTGCACTGCAAGATCATGTGATAATGGTGCTACAAGCGCTAATGGCCGTTATTAAATGCAATGCCGAAGTGGAGATACAATGCATCGGCAGTTTCAATATGATCTTCGGTTTCTTGGCGCATAATTTGTTCAATGAG AACACTGCCGTCAAGACAGTGGCACTCGAAGTGGTCGCTTTGGTTTCACGCAATAAAGAATGCGTTTCGGAAATTGCCGCCTGTGAGTTGCTCGGTCAGTTTTTGGTTGCGCTCAAAGATCCCGATTTGCGCAGCAGCCAAGTGAAAGTGCTCGAAACGATGTCTGGTCTCATGAATGTACAGGAAATGATAAAGGAGGCACAAAACAAGGGTGCCGCCATTTATTTGCTCGATATGTTCTGTAATTCACGCAATCCGCTGATACGTGAAATGTGCGCCGAAATATTGGCGAAAATGACGGCGGATCGTTTAAGTGGGCCGAAG GTACGCATTACCGTATCGAAATTCCTGCCGCCGCTCTTCGTTGACGCAATGGTCGAATCACCGCAAACTTCAGTGCAATTATTCGAATCAATACATGAGCATCCGGAATTGATATGGAATGATAAGACGAGAGCTATAGTTTGTGATGCTGTGTCGGATACGTGTGAGAG CTTCTATAGAGCGCAAAAGATCACCGACAAACATGTGTGGAAGGATCCTGAAGTGCTCAAAGATATCGTTTCCaatgaaattgttgttgctggcgtTTATTTGCGTTTATTCGTCAGTAATCCGGCGTGGACTTTGCGTAAGCCGAAACAATTTTTGGCGGATTTACTGGATTTCGTTGTGGAGCAAATCAGCAAAAGCTCTACAgag